The proteins below are encoded in one region of Dasypus novemcinctus isolate mDasNov1 chromosome 13, mDasNov1.1.hap2, whole genome shotgun sequence:
- the C2CD4D gene encoding C2 calcium-dependent domain-containing protein 4D isoform X2, with the protein MWLLEKAGYRVGTAEPGAWWAPSSLFPKRRAPGPPARACPNVLTPDRIPQFFIPPRLPDPGGAEPPAGRDVGGPGLPAACSLPHLAGRAGCAFLPESPHTRRRESLFHSPPPAPAAGLPPAQSRLHVSAPDLRLCRAPDSDTASSPDSSPFGSPCPHPERRRPHSLSPEEASSADTSPFAPRRPAAPPPPLFHLDFLCCQLRPTKESVLRLGPRGGQLRLSAEYQAGPRRLRLRLISAEGLPRPRAGPGSGGGGCCVVLRLRPRVRPRGQRSRVVKCSANPIFNEDFFFDGLGPPDLAARSLRAKVLDRGAGFRRDVLLGECEIPLAALLPPLGGGLGPGASLVPTHYSL; encoded by the coding sequence atGTGGCTCTTGGAGAAAGCCGGCTACAGGGTGGGGACCGCGGAGCCCGGGGCCTGGTGGGCGCCCTCCAGCCTGTTCCCTAAGCGCCGCGCTCCGGGCCCGCCCGCCCGCGCCTGCCCCAACGTCCTCACCCCCGACCGCATCCCGCAGTTCTTCATCCCGCCTCGGCTCCCGGACCCCGGCGGCGCCGAGCCCCCGGCCGGGCGCGATGTGGGCGGCCCCGGCCTGCCAGCGGCCTGCTCGCTGCCGCACCTGGCGGGCCGCGCGGGCTGCGCCTTCCTGCCCGAGAGCCCGCACACGCGCCGGCGCGAGTCCCTGTTCCACTCgccgccgcccgcccccgccgcgggGCTCCCCCCGGCGCAGTCGCGCCTGCACGTGTCCGCCCCGGACCTGCGCCTCTGCCGCGCCCCGGACAGCGACACGGCCTCGTCGCCGGACTCGTCGCCCTTCGGCTCCCCATGCCCGCACCCCGAGCGGCGCAGGCCGCACTCGCTGTCCCCCGAGGAGGCGAGCTCTGCGGACACCAGCCCCTTCGCGCCGCGCCGCcccgccgcgccgccgccgccgctcttCCACCTGGACTTCCTGTGCTGCCAGCTGCGGCCCACCAAGGAGAGCGTGCTGCGCCTCGGGCCGCGCGGCGGGCAGCTGCGCCTCTCGGCCGAGTACCAGGCCGGGCCCCGGCGGCTGCGGCTGCGCCTCATCAGCGCCGAGGGCTTGCCCCGGCCGCGGGCCGGCCCggggagcggcggcggcggctgctgcGTGGTGCTGAGGCTGCGGCCGCGCGTCCGGCCGCGGGGCCAGCGAAGCCGCGTGGTCAAGTGCAGCGCCAACCCCATCTTCAACGAGGACTTCTTCTTCGACGGGCTCGGCCCGCCGGACCTGGCTGCCCGCAGCCTGAGGGCCAAGGTGCTGGACCGCGGCGCGGGGTTCCGCCGGGACGTGCTGCTGGGGGAGTGTGAGATTCCCCTTGCTGCCCTGCTGCCCCCTTTGGGTGGGGGGCTAGGCCCaggagcctccctggtgcccacACATTACagcctctag
- the C2CD4D gene encoding C2 calcium-dependent domain-containing protein 4D isoform X1 produces MGAVRPVGPGRREARGRRPSGVYSQHHPPAAPLLSRPSSSQPTNLRPRIWTLSPSAFITPPLHMWLLEKAGYRVGTAEPGAWWAPSSLFPKRRAPGPPARACPNVLTPDRIPQFFIPPRLPDPGGAEPPAGRDVGGPGLPAACSLPHLAGRAGCAFLPESPHTRRRESLFHSPPPAPAAGLPPAQSRLHVSAPDLRLCRAPDSDTASSPDSSPFGSPCPHPERRRPHSLSPEEASSADTSPFAPRRPAAPPPPLFHLDFLCCQLRPTKESVLRLGPRGGQLRLSAEYQAGPRRLRLRLISAEGLPRPRAGPGSGGGGCCVVLRLRPRVRPRGQRSRVVKCSANPIFNEDFFFDGLGPPDLAARSLRAKVLDRGAGFRRDVLLGECEIPLAALLPPLGGGLGPGASLVPTHYSL; encoded by the coding sequence ATGGGGGCCGTGCGCCCGGTGGGCCCAGGGAGGAGAGAAGCGCGCGGCCGCCGACCATCCGGTGTCTACTCGCAGCATCACCCACCTGCCGCTCCTCTTCTCTCCCGGCCCAGCTCCTCCCAGCCCACCAACCTGAGACCCCGGATTTGGACCCTCTCGCCCTCGGCTTTcatcaccccacccctccacatGTGGCTCTTGGAGAAAGCCGGCTACAGGGTGGGGACCGCGGAGCCCGGGGCCTGGTGGGCGCCCTCCAGCCTGTTCCCTAAGCGCCGCGCTCCGGGCCCGCCCGCCCGCGCCTGCCCCAACGTCCTCACCCCCGACCGCATCCCGCAGTTCTTCATCCCGCCTCGGCTCCCGGACCCCGGCGGCGCCGAGCCCCCGGCCGGGCGCGATGTGGGCGGCCCCGGCCTGCCAGCGGCCTGCTCGCTGCCGCACCTGGCGGGCCGCGCGGGCTGCGCCTTCCTGCCCGAGAGCCCGCACACGCGCCGGCGCGAGTCCCTGTTCCACTCgccgccgcccgcccccgccgcgggGCTCCCCCCGGCGCAGTCGCGCCTGCACGTGTCCGCCCCGGACCTGCGCCTCTGCCGCGCCCCGGACAGCGACACGGCCTCGTCGCCGGACTCGTCGCCCTTCGGCTCCCCATGCCCGCACCCCGAGCGGCGCAGGCCGCACTCGCTGTCCCCCGAGGAGGCGAGCTCTGCGGACACCAGCCCCTTCGCGCCGCGCCGCcccgccgcgccgccgccgccgctcttCCACCTGGACTTCCTGTGCTGCCAGCTGCGGCCCACCAAGGAGAGCGTGCTGCGCCTCGGGCCGCGCGGCGGGCAGCTGCGCCTCTCGGCCGAGTACCAGGCCGGGCCCCGGCGGCTGCGGCTGCGCCTCATCAGCGCCGAGGGCTTGCCCCGGCCGCGGGCCGGCCCggggagcggcggcggcggctgctgcGTGGTGCTGAGGCTGCGGCCGCGCGTCCGGCCGCGGGGCCAGCGAAGCCGCGTGGTCAAGTGCAGCGCCAACCCCATCTTCAACGAGGACTTCTTCTTCGACGGGCTCGGCCCGCCGGACCTGGCTGCCCGCAGCCTGAGGGCCAAGGTGCTGGACCGCGGCGCGGGGTTCCGCCGGGACGTGCTGCTGGGGGAGTGTGAGATTCCCCTTGCTGCCCTGCTGCCCCCTTTGGGTGGGGGGCTAGGCCCaggagcctccctggtgcccacACATTACagcctctag